The Geobacillus stearothermophilus ATCC 12980 genome contains a region encoding:
- a CDS encoding ABC transporter ATP-binding protein: MTKQVTLAVKELRKTIRGKEIIKGISFELHEGEVFGFLGPNGAGKTTTIRMLVGLIRPTSGTVAICGYDLHRQFTDAIRQIGCIVENPEMYPYLTGWENLEHFARMIPGIGADRIMEVAKLVGLEQRIHDRVGTYSLGMRQRLGIAQALLGKPKVLILDEPTNGLDPAGIREMRAFIRFLAETEGLSVLVSSHLLSEIQLMCDRVAIMAKGRLLAVDTVERLLNQQARVVWKAAPTDRARALLAAETEVLRADEETIVTPYEPSRLAAWNAKLVQAGVSVSEIEPRLPTLEDLFIELTGGETIE, from the coding sequence ATGACCAAACAGGTGACGTTAGCGGTCAAAGAGCTGCGGAAAACGATTCGCGGCAAGGAAATTATTAAAGGCATTTCGTTTGAGTTGCATGAGGGGGAAGTATTCGGTTTTTTAGGGCCGAACGGCGCGGGAAAAACGACAACGATCCGCATGCTCGTCGGGCTCATTCGGCCGACGTCGGGGACGGTGGCGATTTGCGGGTATGATCTTCACCGCCAGTTTACCGACGCGATCCGCCAGATCGGCTGCATCGTCGAAAACCCAGAAATGTATCCGTATTTAACAGGATGGGAAAACCTTGAACATTTCGCCCGCATGATACCGGGAATTGGTGCAGATCGGATCATGGAAGTGGCGAAGCTCGTCGGCCTTGAACAGCGCATCCATGACCGAGTGGGCACGTATTCGCTCGGCATGCGGCAGCGGCTCGGCATCGCTCAGGCGCTGCTTGGAAAGCCGAAGGTGCTCATTTTGGACGAGCCGACCAACGGCCTTGACCCGGCCGGCATTCGCGAAATGCGCGCCTTCATCCGCTTTTTGGCGGAAACGGAAGGGTTGAGCGTCCTTGTTTCATCGCATTTGTTAAGTGAAATTCAATTAATGTGCGACCGCGTCGCCATTATGGCGAAAGGACGGCTCTTGGCCGTGGACACGGTTGAGCGGCTGTTAAACCAACAGGCGCGCGTCGTCTGGAAAGCCGCTCCAACGGATCGGGCGCGGGCGCTGTTAGCGGCGGAAACCGAGGTGTTGCGCGCCGATGAAGAGACGATCGTCACGCCATATGAGCCGTCGAGACTAGCCGCTTGGAACGCCAAGCTTGTCCAAGCCGGCGTCTCGGTTTCGGAAATTGAACCGCGGCTGCCGACGCTCGAGGACTTGTTTATCGAGCTGACAGGGGGCGAAACGATTGAGTAA
- a CDS encoding multidrug resistance efflux transporter family protein — MREMALGLAASFFFAVTFILNRSMELAGGSWTWSSSLRFFFMVPLLFVILLARRNLGPVWRDMKRHPWTWIVWETVGFGCFEGPAFVSGGGRAVKTSIYIDATKKFNISLTEKRFVHFRLSKASLWLAPSRQGVTEDRTTTCFTDPYMGL; from the coding sequence ATGCGGGAAATGGCCCTCGGCCTTGCCGCCTCGTTCTTTTTTGCCGTTACGTTCATATTGAACCGGTCTATGGAACTAGCTGGCGGGAGTTGGACATGGAGCTCGTCACTTCGTTTTTTCTTTATGGTTCCGCTGTTGTTTGTCATTCTTCTTGCCCGCCGCAATCTCGGTCCGGTTTGGCGCGACATGAAGCGCCATCCATGGACATGGATCGTCTGGGAGACGGTCGGTTTCGGCTGTTTCGAAGGCCCAGCCTTCGTATCGGGTGGAGGGAGAGCGGTGAAAACGAGCATCTATATAGATGCAACGAAGAAGTTTAACATATCCTTGACGGAAAAGCGGTTTGTCCATTTTCGACTGTCGAAGGCAAGCCTATGGCTTGCCCCGTCACGCCAAGGCGTGACGGAAGACCGAACAACCACCTGCTTCACAGATCCATATATGGGTCTGTGA
- a CDS encoding type II toxin-antitoxin system PemK/MazF family toxin: MQAPDRGDLVYVNFNPQAGHEQAGKRPGIVLSPKRFNQLTGFAVLCPITQQQKGYPFEVELPSGLAVEGVILTDQVKSLDWRARQLQIVGRAPNEVVSDCLDLIHTFLS, translated from the coding sequence ATGCAAGCGCCGGATCGTGGGGATCTTGTTTACGTCAATTTCAATCCACAAGCAGGGCATGAGCAGGCAGGAAAAAGGCCCGGCATCGTTCTATCACCAAAGCGGTTCAATCAATTGACAGGGTTTGCGGTGCTTTGCCCGATCACCCAGCAACAAAAAGGATATCCATTTGAAGTGGAATTGCCATCAGGCTTGGCCGTTGAAGGCGTGATTTTAACCGATCAGGTCAAAAGTTTAGATTGGCGCGCCCGACAGCTTCAAATAGTAGGACGGGCGCCCAATGAAGTTGTTTCGGATTGCTTGGATCTGATTCATACTTTTCTTTCGTGA
- a CDS encoding transporter suffix domain-containing protein, with protein MPIAPFLPFSAAVKATIVATVIAAAEVMFWLGVLLAGKEAARKLKAYWNPKHWRINRQRLDQTNDVKQKEERLEESQ; from the coding sequence GTGCCGATCGCGCCGTTTCTGCCGTTTTCAGCCGCTGTCAAGGCAACGATTGTCGCCACGGTCATTGCGGCGGCGGAAGTCATGTTTTGGCTTGGGGTGCTGCTGGCTGGAAAAGAAGCAGCGAGGAAGCTGAAAGCGTATTGGAATCCGAAGCATTGGCGCATAAATCGGCAACGGTTGGATCAAACCAATGATGTTAAGCAAAAAGAGGAACGGTTGGAAGAAAGCCAATAA
- a CDS encoding SGNH/GDSL hydrolase family protein, with protein MRRRAVSFLIVVAALSGALWLGGLALAVQDQFFSVAKPPTKEQRPPTAETRQHDEKMDIVALGDSLTRGTGDESGKGYVGYMVDELRRKTDKPIRVTNLAIRGLRSDGLLRQLGQPEIQRQVAMADLIVMTIGGNDLFQGGEALKLDRKQLNEAKRRYVANLDRIFAALRRFNSEAVIFAIGLYNPFGDLDDAKRTSAVVRDWNFASAEVAARYPNIVAVPTFDLFALHVNDYLYSDHFHPNAAGYKRIGERVASLITLTEEGEQ; from the coding sequence ATGAGACGGAGAGCTGTTTCGTTTCTCATCGTTGTTGCCGCTCTGTCCGGAGCGCTTTGGCTTGGCGGCCTGGCATTGGCGGTGCAAGACCAGTTTTTTTCGGTCGCCAAGCCGCCGACGAAAGAACAACGGCCGCCGACGGCTGAAACAAGGCAACATGACGAGAAAATGGATATTGTTGCTCTTGGCGATTCGTTGACGAGAGGAACGGGCGATGAAAGCGGAAAAGGGTATGTCGGCTATATGGTCGATGAGCTTCGCCGGAAAACGGACAAACCGATCCGTGTGACGAACTTGGCCATCCGCGGCCTTCGCTCTGACGGACTGCTTCGCCAGCTTGGCCAGCCTGAGATTCAGCGGCAAGTCGCCATGGCGGATCTTATTGTGATGACCATCGGCGGCAACGACTTGTTTCAAGGCGGGGAAGCGTTGAAACTGGATCGAAAGCAGCTGAATGAGGCGAAACGGCGATATGTAGCCAACCTAGACCGCATTTTCGCCGCGCTGCGCCGCTTCAACAGCGAAGCGGTCATTTTTGCGATCGGTTTGTACAACCCGTTTGGCGATTTAGACGATGCCAAACGGACGTCGGCGGTTGTGCGCGATTGGAATTTTGCATCAGCGGAAGTGGCGGCCCGCTATCCGAACATCGTCGCGGTGCCGACGTTTGATTTGTTTGCCCTCCATGTCAACGACTATTTGTACAGCGACCATTTTCATCCAAACGCGGCAGGCTACAAGCGGATTGGAGAGCGCGTCGCCTCGCTCATCACGTTGACGGAGGAGGGTGAGCAATGA
- a CDS encoding AbrB/MazE/SpoVT family DNA-binding domain-containing protein, translating into MELNKQKGVSIMTITVQKWGNSLAVRIPSVIAERLALHQGSEVEVIVENQAIKLIPKKKKPTLEELLAKITPENRHAEIDFGTEGNELF; encoded by the coding sequence GTGGAATTAAACAAACAGAAAGGAGTGTCAATCATGACAATAACAGTTCAAAAATGGGGAAACAGCCTTGCGGTTCGTATCCCAAGCGTGATTGCTGAACGTTTAGCGCTTCATCAAGGATCAGAAGTGGAGGTGATCGTTGAGAACCAAGCGATCAAGTTGATCCCGAAAAAGAAAAAGCCGACATTGGAGGAACTTTTGGCTAAAATCACGCCGGAAAATCGCCATGCTGAAATTGATTTTGGAACAGAAGGGAATGAATTGTTCTGA
- the nfsA gene encoding oxygen-insensitive NADPH nitroreductase: MNQVIETILQHRSIRRFEDRPLTDEQIRTIVECAQAASTSSYVQAYSIIGVKDPEKKRKLAELAGNQSYVEHNGHFFVFCADFHRHELIGELEGKDVLPSLESTEKFMVALIDTALAAQNAAIAAESMGLGICYIGGLRNNLPEVCALLNVPKRVIPLFGLAVGYPAQTPDQKPRLPFEHVYHEDEYNQDRARFLEQLQRYNETVSAYYEQRTNGRRRDTWTGQMADMLSRQVRMYMKEFVEGKGFNLR, translated from the coding sequence ATGAACCAAGTCATCGAAACGATTCTCCAGCACCGTTCGATCCGCCGGTTTGAAGACAGGCCGCTCACGGATGAACAAATCCGCACGATCGTCGAATGCGCCCAGGCGGCATCCACTTCAAGCTATGTTCAAGCGTACTCGATCATCGGGGTGAAAGATCCGGAGAAAAAACGGAAGCTCGCCGAGTTGGCGGGAAATCAATCCTATGTCGAGCATAACGGCCATTTCTTTGTCTTTTGCGCTGATTTTCACCGCCATGAGCTCATTGGCGAGCTAGAAGGAAAAGACGTGCTTCCATCGCTTGAGAGTACGGAAAAGTTTATGGTTGCGCTGATTGACACGGCGCTTGCGGCGCAAAACGCCGCCATTGCCGCGGAGTCGATGGGGCTTGGCATCTGCTACATTGGCGGGCTGCGCAACAACTTGCCGGAAGTATGTGCGCTGCTAAATGTGCCGAAGCGGGTCATTCCGCTGTTTGGGCTTGCCGTCGGCTATCCTGCACAAACGCCGGATCAAAAGCCGCGGTTGCCGTTTGAACACGTTTATCATGAGGACGAATACAACCAAGACCGCGCCCGATTCCTCGAACAATTGCAACGCTACAACGAAACGGTTTCGGCGTATTATGAGCAGCGGACAAACGGCCGCCGCCGCGACACATGGACCGGGCAGATGGCCGATATGCTCAGCCGCCAAGTCCGGATGTACATGAAGGAGTTTGTGGAAGGGAAAGGGTTCAATTTACGGTAG
- a CDS encoding ABC transporter permease, whose product MSKLVYNEMLKIVRKKRLWVIAAIIVVLVALFTYAQYRETEELRKRLGTTDWRTQLQQQIVDLQNRLQSPSMSEEWQKYLQIRLKQQQYYLEHNINPSAPGAPTFMRTFIENAIDLFLPLLVMVVAADLVSSEASAGTIKLLLVRPVKRWKILLSKYIALLLSVSLIMLMAAVLSYAISGLVFGYGGFRLPLLTGFVQQGEDLNTANVHMIPQWKYILIELGLAAFVSVVVGTLTFMFSVLLRSTAAVMGIMLAALISGAILSNMVSSWHSAKYLFMVNLRLTDYIKGAAPPIEGMTLGFSMAVLAVWGLAGLLVAFFVFMRRDVY is encoded by the coding sequence TTGAGTAAGCTCGTGTATAATGAAATGTTGAAAATCGTCCGCAAAAAGCGGCTATGGGTGATCGCCGCCATCATTGTGGTGCTCGTCGCCTTGTTTACATACGCCCAATACCGCGAGACGGAAGAGTTGAGAAAACGGCTTGGCACGACCGACTGGCGGACGCAGCTGCAGCAGCAAATCGTCGATTTGCAAAACCGCTTGCAGTCGCCGAGCATGTCTGAGGAATGGCAGAAATACTTGCAAATCCGCCTCAAGCAGCAGCAGTACTACTTAGAGCACAACATTAATCCGTCCGCCCCTGGAGCGCCGACGTTTATGCGCACGTTTATCGAAAACGCCATCGACTTGTTTTTGCCGCTTTTAGTGATGGTGGTTGCGGCCGATTTAGTGTCGTCCGAGGCAAGCGCTGGAACGATCAAGCTGCTTCTCGTTCGGCCGGTGAAGCGGTGGAAAATTTTGTTGAGCAAATATATCGCGTTGCTCCTGTCGGTGTCGCTCATTATGCTGATGGCGGCGGTGCTGTCGTATGCCATCTCCGGACTCGTGTTTGGATATGGCGGCTTCCGTCTGCCGCTATTGACCGGATTTGTCCAGCAAGGAGAGGATCTCAATACAGCGAATGTCCACATGATTCCGCAATGGAAATACATTTTGATCGAGCTCGGGCTGGCAGCGTTTGTGAGCGTTGTCGTCGGCACACTGACGTTTATGTTTTCCGTGCTGCTTAGGAGCACGGCGGCGGTGATGGGCATCATGCTGGCAGCATTGATTTCTGGCGCGATTTTGTCGAACATGGTGTCGTCGTGGCATTCGGCAAAATATTTGTTTATGGTCAATTTGCGGCTGACGGATTACATAAAAGGAGCGGCTCCGCCGATTGAGGGGATGACGCTTGGCTTTTCGATGGCCGTGCTGGCTGTCTGGGGGCTTGCAGGGCTTCTTGTCGCTTTTTTTGTCTTTATGCGGCGAGATGTCTATTGA
- a CDS encoding QueT transporter family protein → MNVRTMATNGLIAAVYIAVTAFIQPFGFTNIQFRVSEMLNHLVVFRRTYAVGIVLGVFLANLFFSPIVAYDLVFGVGQSVLALLITIVSMRYVENIWARMAINTLSFTVTMAIIAFELKLALGFPFWLTWLTTAIGEFVVMAIGAPIMYAVGRRIAPEAFRAADGRND, encoded by the coding sequence ATGAACGTTCGAACGATGGCGACAAACGGTTTGATCGCCGCCGTGTATATCGCCGTGACGGCGTTCATCCAGCCGTTTGGCTTTACGAACATTCAGTTTCGCGTCTCAGAAATGTTAAACCACCTAGTCGTATTCCGCCGAACATACGCCGTGGGCATCGTGCTCGGCGTCTTTTTGGCCAATTTGTTTTTCTCGCCGATTGTCGCGTATGATCTTGTATTCGGCGTCGGCCAGTCGGTGCTGGCGCTTCTCATCACGATTGTTTCTATGCGTTATGTCGAGAACATTTGGGCGCGTATGGCGATCAATACGTTGTCGTTTACCGTGACCATGGCCATCATCGCCTTTGAACTAAAGCTCGCGCTCGGCTTTCCGTTTTGGCTCACATGGCTGACGACGGCCATTGGCGAGTTTGTTGTCATGGCGATCGGCGCACCGATCATGTATGCGGTTGGCCGCCGGATCGCTCCAGAAGCCTTCCGGGCCGCTGACGGCCGCAACGACTAA
- a CDS encoding NAD-dependent protein deacylase, translating to MDKIRQLAQWIKEANTIAVLTGAGMSTESGIPDFRSENGLYAQEDHVEYYLSEHYYKKDPIDFWRRFKRMFSLKMMGGFAPNDGHRFLCWLEEMGKTVTILTQNIDGLHTKAGSTNVIELHGTLQTATCPSCGNKYDLSFINRHEVPRCEKCQTIVKPDVVLFGGLVPRMEEAFAAAAASDLLLAMGTSLEVAPANQIPFYVAAESPATRKVLINKTATRMDGMFDLVIYGGIGETVASVRKQIQAE from the coding sequence GTGGACAAAATCCGGCAACTGGCGCAATGGATCAAAGAGGCGAATACAATCGCCGTCCTGACCGGGGCCGGGATGAGCACGGAGTCTGGCATTCCTGATTTTCGCAGCGAAAACGGCCTTTACGCCCAAGAGGACCATGTCGAATATTATTTGTCAGAGCATTATTACAAAAAAGATCCGATTGATTTTTGGCGTCGATTCAAGCGGATGTTTTCATTAAAAATGATGGGCGGCTTTGCCCCGAATGACGGGCATCGGTTTCTCTGCTGGCTTGAGGAGATGGGCAAGACGGTGACGATTTTGACGCAAAATATTGACGGGCTGCATACGAAAGCAGGAAGCACGAATGTCATTGAGCTGCACGGCACGCTGCAGACGGCGACATGCCCGTCATGCGGCAACAAGTATGATCTGTCGTTTATCAACCGTCACGAGGTGCCGCGCTGTGAAAAGTGCCAGACGATTGTCAAACCGGATGTCGTTTTGTTTGGCGGGCTCGTGCCGCGCATGGAAGAAGCGTTTGCTGCGGCGGCCGCCAGCGACTTGCTTCTGGCGATGGGAACAAGTTTGGAAGTGGCGCCCGCGAATCAAATCCCGTTTTATGTCGCCGCCGAATCGCCGGCAACAAGGAAAGTATTGATCAACAAAACAGCGACAAGAATGGACGGGATGTTTGACCTTGTCATTTATGGCGGAATCGGGGAAACGGTCGCTAGCGTGCGCAAGCAAATACAGGCGGAATAG